One Mangifera indica cultivar Alphonso chromosome 4, CATAS_Mindica_2.1, whole genome shotgun sequence genomic region harbors:
- the LOC123214460 gene encoding importin-4, translating to MAQSLELLLIQFLMPDNDARRQAEEQIKRLAKDPQVVPALIQHLRTAKTPNVRQLAAVLLRKKITGHWAKLSPQLKHLVKQSLIESITIEHSPPVRRASANVVSIIAKYAVPAGEWPELLPFLFQCSQSAQEDHREVALILFSSLTETIGSAFQPHFADLQALLLKCLQDETSNRVRIAALKAVGSFLEFTIDGAEVVKFREFIPSILNVSRQCLASGEEDVAVIAFEIFDELIESPAPLLGDSVRSIVQFSLEVCSSQNLESNTRHQAIQIISWLAKYKSNSLKKHKLVVPILQVMCPLLAESNNADEDDDLAPDRAAAEVIDTMALSLSKHVFPPVFEFASLSSQNANPKYREASVTALGVISEGCVEWMKDKIEPILQIVLAALRDPEQMVRGAASFALGQFAEHLQPEIISHYETVLHCILNALEDASEEVKEKSYYALAAFCENMGEEILPFLDPLMGKLLAALQNSSRNLQETCMSAIGSVAAAAEHAFIPYAERVLELLKTFMVLTHDEDLRARARATELLGIVAMSVGRERMEPILPPYIEAAISGFGLEFSELREYTHGFFSNVAEILDDGFKQYLPHVVPLVFSSCNLDDGSAVDIDDSDDENINGFGGVSSDDEAHYEPRVRNISIRTGVLDEKAAATQALGLFALHTKSSYAPYLEESLKILVRHSGYFHEDVRLQAVISLKHILTAAHAIFQSHNEGPVKARAILDTVMNIFIKTMTEDDDKEVVAQACMSIVEIIKDYGYIAVESYMSSLVDATLRLLREESTCQQSDNDSDIDDSDTEHDEVLMDAVSDLLPAFAKSMGPHFAPIFAKLFDPLMKFARSSRPPQDRTMVVACLAEVAQDMGAPIAGYVDRVMPLVLKELASSEATNRRNAAFCAGELCKNGGELSLKYYGDILRGLYPLFGDSEPDDAVRDNAAGAVARMIIVHPQSVPLNQVLPVFLKVLPLKEDREESMAVYSCVSSLVLQSNPQILSLVPELVNIFAHVVVSPDETSEVKVLVGRTFSHLISLYGQQIQPLLSSLSPAHANALATFAPKS from the exons ATGGCTCAATCCCTAGAATTATTGTTGATTCAGTTCCTAATGCCAGATAACGACGCCCGACGGCAAGCGGAGGAGCAGATAAAGAGGTTAGCAAAGGATCCTCAGGTTGTTCCCGCTCTAATTCAACATCTCCGCACCGCCAAGACTCCCAACGTCCGCCAGCTGGCAGCCGTCCTCCTCCGCAAGAAGATCACTGGACACTGGGCCAAACTTTCTCCTCAGCTCAAGCACCTCGTCAAGCAATCTCTCATTGAGAGCATCACCATTGAGCACAG TCCACCTGTGAGGCGTGCTAGTGCAAATGTTGTGAGTATAATTGCCAAATATGCGGTACCAGCAGGTGAGTGGCCTGAGTTGTTGCCCTTCTTATTCCAGTGTAGTCAGAGTGCACAAGAAGACCATAGAGAA GTGGCATTGATCCTTTTTAGCTCTTTAACTGAAACAATTGGAAGTGCATTCCAACCACATTTTGCTGATTTGCAAGCTCTATTACTCAAGTGCCTACAGGATGAGACAAGCAATCGTGTTAGAATTGCTGCTTTAAA GGCAGTTGGATCATTTCTAGAATTTACAATTGATGGGGCTGAAGTG gTGAAGTTTCGGGAGTTTATTCCTAGTATTTTAAATGTGTCAAGACAATGCCTGGCCTCTGGTGAAGAAGATGTTGCTGTaattgcttttgaaatttttgacgAGCTGATTGAATCTCCTGCACCTCTTCTTGGGGATTCTGTCAGATCCATTGTGCAATTCTCTCTTGAAGTTTGTTCAAGCCAAAATCTGGAATCCAATACACGCCATCAG GCAATTCAGATAATTTCGTGGTTGGCTAAGTACAAATCCAACTCATTAAAAAAGCATAAGCTGGTTGTCCCTATTCTGCAAGTCATGTGCCCATTGCTTGCTGAATCAAACAATGCTGATGAAGATGATGACCTTGCACCAGATCGAGCTGCTGCAGAAGTTATTGACACAATGGCATTGAGCCTCTCAAAGCATGTGTTCCCCCCTGTTTTTGAATTTGCTTCTTTAAGCAGTCAGAATGCAAATCCAAAGTATCGAGAAGCTTCTGTCACAGCTTTAGGTGTCATTTCAGAGGGCTGTGTGGAGTGGATGAAAGATAAGATTGAACCTATTCTCCAAATTGTCTTGGCAGCTCTGAGGGATCCAGAGCAGATGGTTAGAGGAGCTGCCTCATTTGCATTGGGCCAGTTTGCTGAGCATTTGCAGCCTGAAATCATATCTCACTATGAAACTGTTCTTCACTGCATTTTGAATGCCCTAGAGGATGCATCTGAAGAAGTAAAG GAAAAGTCATACTATGCGTTGGCAGCATTTTGTGAGAACATGGGAGAGGAGATTCTTCCCTTTCTTGATCCTTTGATGGGGAAGCTACTTGCAGCTCTCCAAAATAGTTCCCGCAATTTGCAGGAGACTTGCATG TCTGCAATTGGTTCAGTGGCAGCTGCTGCAGAGCATGCTTTCATTCCATATGCTGAAAGGGTTCTGGAGTTACTGAAAACTTTCATGGTGCTTACCCATGATGAGGACCTGCGTGCACGAGCAAGAGCTACAGAGCTCCTTGGAATAGTTGCTATGTCTGTTGGAAGAGAAAGAATGGAACCGATTTTGCCACCTTATATTGAAGCTGCAATCTCT GGCTTTGGACTGGAATTCAGTGAACTTCGGGAGTATACTCATGGATTTTTTAGCAATGTGGCAGAAATACTGGATGATGGGTTTAAACAG TATCTTCCTCATGTTGTTCCCCTGGTATTTTCTTCCTGTAATCTTGATGATGGTTCTGCTGTGGATATCGACGATTCTGATGATGAAAATATTAATGGATTTGGTGGAGTTTCATCTGATGATGAAGCTCATTATGAGCCAAGAGTTCGGAATATCAGTATTAGAACAGGTGTGTTAGATGAGAAGGCAGCTGCAACTCAAGCTCTTGGTTTATTTGCGCTGCATACAAAGAGTTCTTATGCACC CTATTTGGAGGAGTCATTAAAGATTTTGGTGAGACATTCAGGCTATTTTCACGAAGATGTTAGGCTTCAGGCTGTGATTTCCTTAAAGC ATATCTTGACGGCAGCACATGCTATCTTCCAGAGTCATAAT GAAGGACCAGTGAAGGCAAGAGCTATTCTTG ATACTGTGATGAATATATTTATCAAGACTATGACTGAAGATGACGACAAAGAAGTTGTTGCTCAAGCCTGTATGAGCATTGTAGAGATCATCAAGGATTATGGCTACATTGCTGTTGAGTCTT ATATGTCTTCTTTGGTTGATGCAACTCTGCGGCTGCTTCGGGAGGAATCTACTTGTCAGCAATCGGATAATGATAGTGATATTGATGACAGTGATACTGAACATGATGAAGTGCTTATGGATGCAGTTTCTGACCTTCTTCCGGCGTTTGCAAAGTCAATGGGTCCTCACTTTGCACCCATATTTGCAAAGCTATTTGACCCTTTAATGAAATTCGCG AGATCTTCACGTCCTCCACAAGATCGGACCATGGTGGTTGCTTGCCTTGCTGAAGTTGCTCAGGACATGGGTGCTCCAATTGCTGGCTATGTTGAT AGGGTGATGCCTTTGGTGCTCAAAGAACTAGCATCATCAGAAGCAACTAACAGGAGGAATGCAGCATTTTGTGCTGGGGAGTTGTGCAAAAATGGGGGCGAGTTAAGTTTGAA ATACTACGGTGATATTTTGCGAGGACTTTACCCATTATTTGGGGACTCTGAGCCAGATGATGCTGTTAGAGATAATGCAGCTGGTGCTGTGGCAAGGATGATAATTGTGCATCCTCAATCCGTCCCATTGAATCAG GTCCTTCCTGTTTTCCTGAAAGTTCTTCCTCTAAAGGAAGACCGTGAAGAATCCATGGCTGTTTATAGTTGTGTTTCCTCTCTGGTTTTGCAATCGAACCCTCAG ATCCTTTCTCTTGTTCCCGAGTTGGTCAATATTTTTGCCCATGTCGTGGTTTCCCCAGATGAAACTTCTGAAGTAAAGGTTCTAGTTGGCCGGACATTTTCTCATCTGATTTCTCTCTATGGCCAACAAATTCAACCATTGCTGAGTAGCCTGTCGCCGGCGCATGCCAATGCCCTAGCCACATTTGCCCCCAAAAGCTGA